The Pectobacterium sp. A5351 genome contains the following window.
CATCAGTGATGTCACTTTTCCTTGAGGAATGAAAATGAATAATTGGCTGCAACAGATTCAGGGCTTATTAAACTCCGGTAGTAAGCAGGGGAATCATCATCAAGGGGGCAAAAACGGCAATTTGGGCGACATGCTGAAGCCCGCTGCACTGGGCGGTTTGGCTGGCGTCTTGCTGTCGAATAAGTCCACGCGGAAGATCATTGGCTCATTGGGTAAAAATGCGTTGATCATTGGCGGCAGCGCCGCGGCGGGCGTGGTGTTGTGGAACCAGTACAAGAAACGCGTTCGCGACACGCATCAGGACGATCCGCAGTTTGGTAGCCAGTCCTCAGCCGACACTATTCGCGCCCGTCGTCTGATTCAGGCTCTGGTTTTTGCTGCTAAAAGTGACGGCCACATTGATGCTACAGAGAAACAGCGTATTGATGAGAACATTCAGCAACTGCAACTGGGCAGTGAGGCACACCGCTGGGTGCAGGAAGCGATAGAGCAACCGCTTGACCCGGTTCTGCTGGCTAAAGACGTGAAGAATGAGGAAGAGGCGCTTGAGATCTACTTCCTAAGCTGTGCGGTCATTGACGTCGATCATTTCATGGAGAAAAGCTATCTGGATGCGTTAGCGACCGAATTGAAGATACCGCAAGATGTACGGCAGTCGATCACCAATGAGCTGAAAAGCCCGTCATGATAGGGCGAGTGGTTTAAACCACGTCCAGTAAGTGATTCGGGTGACTGACAAATCTGCCAGAGGCAGATTTGAACGCTGCTTGCAGCGGCCCCAGCGGGGCGAGGTCCACGTAAGTGGACCGAGTAACGTAGCCAACGCACATGCAACTTGAAGTATGACGAGTATAACGCGGGCGAAAAATTTTTCGCCCGCAGTGCTATCTGACGCTTAGAAAGCGCTGGTGTCTTTGAATAGACCCACTTTCAGTTCGTCAGCGGTATAGATCTGCTGACCGTCAACCAGTACTTCGCCATCAGCAATACCCATCACCAAACGGCGATTGATCACACGTTTGAAGTGAATGCGATACGTCACTTTCTTCGCCGTCGGCAGCACTTGTCCGGTGAATTTGACTTCACCCACGCCGAGAGCACGGCCTTTACCTTCGCCACCTAACCAGCCCAGATAGAAACCAACGAGCTGCCACATGGCATCCAGACCGAGGCAACCAGGCATCACCGGATCACCGATGAAATGGCAACCGAAGAACCACAGGTCAGGCGTGATATCCAATTCGGCTTCCACATAGCCTTTGCCATATTTACCACCGTCTTCTGTCATCTTAACGACGCGGTCCATCATGAGCATGTTAGGGGCGGGTAACTGAGGGCCTTGCGGGCCAAACAGCTCACCACGACTGGAGGCAAGGAGGTCTTCTTTTGTATAGGATTCGCGTTTATCTACCATGGTCTCTGTAAGCCTTATTTTAATGAAGCACGCAGGTTAGCGTACACCTGTACGCTGGGCAAGTCTGTTGCGTCTGGTTGAACCAGTTGGTTTAACGGAAAAACCAAGGGAAACGTCTGCGTTCCTGCGGTGCAAGTTGTCCAATTCGCTCACGAATCGCGGTTAGCAGGTTTGGCTGCTGCTCATCGTCATACGCGAAGTTGGTCAATAATGACAACGCTTCTGGCGCAGTTTCTACCGGGAAAAGATGGAATTTCCCTTCGCGTACGGCTTCAACGACATCTTCCTGTAAACAGAGATGACGCAGGTTAGCCACAGGTAAAATCACGCCCTGTGTTCCCGTCAATCCGCGACGCTGGCAGACCTCAAAGAAACCCTCGATCTTCTCATTTACGCCGCCAATTGGCTGCACGCGACCAAACTGATCGACGGAACCCGTCACGGCGAACTGCTGATTGATTGGTCGCAAGGAGAGGGCGCTGACTAACGCACACAGCTCTGCCAGAGAGGCACTGTCACCATCAACTTCGCTGTATGATTGCTCGAAAACCATGGAAGCGGAGAAGGGAAGCTGTTGATCAAGCTCCAGCTCCGTAATCAGGAATGCCTGCATGATCATCATGCCCTTCGCGTGCAAATTGCCAGCAAGCTCGGCTTTGCGCTCGACGTCCGTGAATTCACCGTCGCCAGCGTGCACGACGCAGGTGATGCGCGTTGGTTCACCAAAGGCAACCGGATAGCCCGGGAACTCGAGTACGGATAGGCCGTTAACCTGGCCGACGACTTCGCCTTCCGTTTCAATCAGGATCTGGCCTAATTCTATTTCATCCTGCATACGCTCACGCAGGTAGCCTTCACGCCATTGGCGCGCGGCAATGGCATCAACCAGCGCCTGCTCCGTGATCTGACCATCTCTGGCATACAGCGAAGCATATTTTAGCTGGCTGATTAACCAGCGTGGGCATAATGGCAAATTGCCTTGATCGCCGCTGTAGCGTACTGCGACGTTGACTAAGGCTGGCCAGGCATCAGCGTCCAGTAGCGGTAGCTGATTTTCGCTGCATAGTGCATTGATGTAGGCGCACCAGCGAGCCATGTCATCCGTTTCAATCAACTGTAATTGTGCTTCAAACTCGCCGTAAATCGCGTGCTCGCCTAATTCCGGCTCCATGTCATGAATGTCAGCCAGACTTTCCCGATCGCCGAGAATAATCAGGCGAATCTCAAGCGGCATCGGGGGCACATTAACGGGCAGTGGCTTGCGCTCATCGGGTGATAACCAATGATAGAGTCTTTCAGACATAATCTGCTTCAGACGCAGCCACATTAAAGGTTGAGCCAACAGCGCTCTGGCCGACAGGATCAGCGTCCCGCCATTAACCTGATGAATCAGACCAGGGTGCAGCGTGATTTCATCGTGAAAACTGCGTACACAGCCGAAGAGCTGTTCAGGTTCTATCCATTCCTGATAGCCACAGAACTGCTGTGCGGCAAAATTATCCGCAGGCTGTGTGGCTGGCTCGACCCGGATATGACGCCCCTCGATGGTATATTTACTGCCATGTATCGCCTCGGAGTCTGGCCTGATTGCGCTTAGCGCACGGGCGATCAATGCCATATATTCATCGTTCTCCTGCGCTTTTAACAACATAAAGCGGGAAGGCGATCGAGGGTGGCAAAAGAGCGTCAGACTGTCTGCCAGACGCGACTGAATAGCGGAGAATTCAGCAGGAGCAAGCTGAGCTGCCTGAGTGAATAGCGTTTGATAAGGCGTATTATTGGGCAGTAAATGCTGCCATGAGAGTCGGTTACTGGTCAAAGTATCAATGTAATCGTCTAATGGAAAAGCGTGATTATACAAGAATAATGTCGAGTGCGCATAAGGAGAGTCATCTCCCCGTCATCTTTAACATATTGAACCCCGAGCCGCGCTTGGCTGATTGTCTTAAAAGTTTGTCAAAAAACCGCCTGAAAGCGGTCAAAATCGGGGAAAACTGTTATGCTGAAAGTAACGTTACGCGGTCACTGAAGAATTTAATATGAAATATCAACAACTAGAAAATCTTGAGTGCGGATGGAAATGGAAATACCTGGTGAAAAAACACCGGGAGGGAGAGGAGATCACGCGCTTTCTGGAGCAAAGTGCTGCGGACGAGGCGGTACAGGCATTGCTTAAAATGGAAAACCAGCCGGTGAAAGTGCTGGAGTGGATTGCGCAATGTATGAATCCCACCTTAGAAAATCGGATGAAGCAGACGATCCGAGCACGGCGTAAACGTCATTTCAATGCAGAACACCAACATACGCGCAAGAAATCGATCGATCTGGAATATTTGGTCTGGCAGCGTCTTGCAGCTCTGGCTCAAAGACGCGGAGTGACCTTGTCAGAAACAATTGTCCAGTTAATTGAAGATGCTGAGCATAAAGAGAAATACGCCAGCCAGATGTCGTTGCTCAAGCAGGATCTTAAAGCCATTCTGAATAATGACGAGATGTGATCGGGTTTGTCATTTATCTTGCCGATAAACAGGCATAAAAAACGCAGGGAGTGTTTTTCAACGTTGTACAGCAACAGCGCGTAGAGTGATGGGCGAGGATGTCGGTCATAAAAAAACCTCGCCGGAGCGAGGTTTTTTTCGTTAATAACTTAAGCCTGAGGCTGAGTTACAACGTCTTTGATGCCTTTAACTTCGATCTCTACGCGACGATCTGGTGCCAGGCAGTCGATCAACGCAGCACGAGGTTTCACGTTGTCACAGGTTGAACCGGTAACTGGTTGAGATTTGCCTTGGCCACGAGCAGAGATTTTGTTCGCAGGGATACCTTTAGAAACCAGGTAATCAACGACGCTCTGTGCGCGTTTTTCAGACAGAGCCTGATTGTATTGCTCTGAACCTAAACGGTCAGTGAAGCCCAGAACAACAACAGAACCGTCTTTCGGATCCAGAGAGCTCAACTGAGTGTACAGTTGATCCAGTGACTGCTGGCCTTCTGCTTTCAGCGTTGCTTTGTTGAAGTTGAACAGGACGTCAGACTTGAGTGTAAAACGCTTGGTTTCAACAACTGGAGCAGGAGCTGGCGTCGGAGCCGGAGCAACAACTGGTGCTACGCGGTCATCCTGGCCGAAACGGTAAGATACACCAACGCTCATCAGCAGGTTGTCTGGACGGGCACCAACGGTACCAGCATCACCAATATTGCTTACCCATTGGTAATCAACGCGGGTAGCCCAGTTTTTGTCGATAGCGTATTCAACACCGATTGCAGCCAGCGGAGAAACACCTGTGTCGTCGTTGTTAAGATGAGTACCGCTTCTGTCAGCGTGGCTGTCAGTCCGCCATACCAAACCGCCCAGACGAGTGTAAACGTCCAGATCAGGCGCAACTGGGTAGCTCAGTTTAGTAGCCAGTTGGATGCCTTGTGCCTTGAAGCTAGCGCTGTCTGCTACGTTAGAAGTAGAACCTGCATATTTCATGCGACCCAGCCAGTCGTAGCCCAGTTCAAAGCCCAAGTACGGGTTAGCTTGATAGCCAACAAATGCACCAGCACCTAACTTGCTTTTGATTGGGTTGTTGTTGACACCAGTGTAACCATTTCCGTAGAAACCGGTATCGTGGAATTGAGACACACCCAGTTTACCACCGGTGTACCAGGTATTGTCTTTAGGAGCTGCTTGCGCGACGGTCGCGAAGCTAGCCAGTGCCACTGCAACTGCGATAGCTGTTTTTTTCATTTTACGCCTCATTATCATCCAAATCGGTAATTAACCTGGAGGGCTAATAAACCTTTGGTTAAAATCCTTTGGTTGGATACTTTGCTCTTATTTATGACTTACTGCCAGTCAACTGACGTTATAAAAGAGCAACTCCAGCGAGCTAAAGTCTACAACGTGATGAGAAAGTTACAAGTATGATGTGATTTGCGTCATAAGAAAATCGCACGATTCATACATACTTGCTAACAAATAGTAGATGCTTTTGACAGATCTTACGCCATTTAGCTGTATTAAATATACCCAAAAAGGCCCACAGAATACCGCTCTGCGGCGATCTGTATAGCACATAACCAGATAGGGCTGAGAAAATTCTTAATTTACTTAATGATACAATGTCGAATGAATTTTAAGGCTGGGAAATAGTCTATAGGCGTCACCGCCAGTACTTTCTGGCCGCATAATAAAGCCGTACGTATTTCCTGCCTGTGCGGCGCGGCGTAGCCGGACTTTCTCTTCTTCCGTTAATTCGTGTGGTAGCCAGCATAACACCGCGCTGTAATTTCCTGTCAGCAAGGCTCTTTCCATTGCATCCACTGCAAACAGCGGATTGATGTGGTGAAGTTGCACCATTTTATCCAGCGGCAAGCCAGATTGCTGTACCCAGGGACGGCTCAATTTTTGTTGAGGAGAAAGCCACAACAGCCAACGTGATTGCGTACCTAGCTGCTGTAAGAGCGGCAATAGCAGGTGTGTGACTATGGGCTGATCGGCGTTGTACACGATTTCGCTGATAATTCCGCCGGTGCTGATCGAGGTTTCCGCAGCATGCTGATTTGCAGAAAACGATGACGACTGAATGTTGTGAGAGCTGATTGATTGCGTACGCATAATGAGTTCTACCCATAGTGTTACTGTATGGGTATACAGTATCCGCTGTGTGCGTGAAAATCAACCTGATTTTTTGAAAGCGCTTCGCATATTCCTTATGCAAGAGACAGTAAACACATTTACTGTTTGAAGCCGCATCGGGGCTGTGTTTAATTATTTGCTCCTGCTACAGATATTTTTAATTGTTCAGGAAGAAATCATTTTAATACTAAGGATTATGGCAATGAAGCAATTATGCAGAAAAAGGATTTTGCAATCTCAGCATTCTTTTTCATCTTTGGGGGAGATCACCTCACGTTCCCAATTTGGTGGCTACAGCATCGCAGCAAATAAAACGATTTTTGGGCTGGTGTCAGAAGGGGAGCTTTATCTTCGCGCCAGTAAGAAGGATGAAAAATATTTTCAGCAGCGTGATATGCCTAATCTGATTTATACCAAGCGCGGTATGCCAGTTCCGTTGAATTATTTTCTTGTTGATGAAGCATTATGGCAAGAACCTGTGCAGCTCCTGTATTTTGCCCGTTTGGCGTTGGTTGGCGCGCAGTATGATAAAGCTGTCAGAAACACCAACGGACGGCTAAAAGATCTCCCGAATCTTAACCACGATATTGAACGCCTGTTGTGGAAAGCAGGAATAAGAAATGTCGATGAATTACAGCATTATGGCGCGAAAAACAGCTATCTTGAGTTGCGGAAGGTCCGCACTAATCTGAGTGTCAACGTGCTATTGGCGCTTGCTGGTGCCATTTGTGGCACGCATCAGGCGGCGCTTCCTCGAGGTATCCGCAACGAACTGTTGGAATGGTATAAAAATAATGCTGTCTCCAAAGGATCCAAGCACTAAGAAATTCGCCTTATTCTTACTGTGTAATCATGTCATTTTTTAGTTGTACGAGTTCAGGCAAAAGATCGAGCAGCAGGCCGATTTGCTGAATAACTAATGATTCTTTACTGTCTGACTCAGGTGAAAGGGATTGAATGCTGGCGGTAATAGTTTTCAATCCCTGATTGATACGCACACTTTCCTCTTCGCTACCGTGTAGCGCGTCATCAACATGGCAAACGGCATCATCCAGCAACAGCAGCGTTTCCGACGAAGTAATTTTCCCGCGGTGTGCGCCGAGCGTTGAAATATAGCTTAACAACGTATGATTCAGACACATGAAGCGAAATGCACTGTCCAGTTTGCTCCGGGTTGCGTGAGGTTCTGAAGACATATTCGACACAACGGATGCCAGTTCGGCATCGCAGTTATGTGCATCCCGGCGGGCGATACGATAAGGCAGGCTATTATCTTTCCCCTGATGATATTGCACCATAATTGCGTCCAGATAACGGCAGTTGGCGTCTAATGTCTTATTAATGACGGTTGTCAGACCGCGAAAACGCCAGTCCGGCCAGATAAAGCTCACCGCAGCCCATGCGATGGCACACCCCAATAAGGTATCGATAATACGTGGCACCGTGACTTCAAAGCCTTCGCCCAACAGGTTGAAGCAGAGCAGGACAAGCAGCGTAATAAACATGGTCGCGTGTGCGTACTGTACGTTGCGAAAGGCAAAGAACAGCACGCCGCTGATGACGACTAACGTGAGTTGTCCTTCCAGTGAAGGGACGAAATATAAGACAGGCAAGCCGAGTAAAATACCGGTCAAAGTCCCAATAATCCTCAACGTCAGCCGTCGCCGGGTGGCGTTATAGTTTGGCTGGCAAACAAACAGGCTGGTCAGCAGAATCCAGTAACCGTGCTGCATCCCCGTGACCTGAATCAACGCGTAGCCGCTACAGAGTAGTATGGACATACGGATAGCATGCCGGAACAGCGCCGACTGGGGCGTCAGGTGGCGACTAATGCGCAAGCGGATGTCGCTCCACCCCGTGATTTTGTCATCTGCCAGCGTGTTTTCCGGGTTATTTTCTTGCTCAATAGCCTGTTCGGATTCGATTGTCGCTAACTGGGCATCAATCGCGCGCAGGTTATTTAATAAATAAGTGAGCGCTTTGATTTGCGTAGCATCCGCCATGTTGTTGGCCGCGATGCGCGCAATAGCCGATTCAAGGTGCACGAAAGCCCGCTCAAGGCGGCTATCATGCTGATATTTTTGCTGCAACAGAATGGATTGCGACAGTTGCTGACAGGCTTTGGCCTGCATGCTCAGCAGGCGTTGAAAGCGGAATAAGACATCGCTATAGCGCAGCTTTTCACGCAGCTGCGGATAGTAAACATGCGACGAACTGGCCCGTTCGTGAATATCCTGAGCGACAAAATAGTAGTGCAGTGTTTGACGCGTCCCACGTTGTCCGCGATCGCCACGCAGACGGGTTAACAACGAAGACTTGGTCTGGTTGAGTATCGCAACCAACTGGCTGTTTGCCATCGCGACATCAATCAAGGGTTTGTCGGTTTCTTCTTCAATATCGGGATCGAATAGGTTGGCTTTTGCATCCAGATAGCGGGCCAACTGTTGATAACACTGCGCGAGGTTGTCCTGTAACGGGCGGATTGGGAAGATCAGATGGCCGAACAGTGTAAGCAGGTTGTACCACGATGCGCCGATCAGCAGCATGATGGGCTGCTGATACCAGTTGTCATAAAGAGAGATGCCCAGCATAGTGTAAATCGCGATCAGCAGTGCGCCGAATGCGATTGTCGCATAGCGCTGCCCTAATGCGCCGAGCAGAATAAAGCCGCAGGTCGATACCGCTAGGCCAATCCCGAACAGCCAGGGATAGGGAAAAAGCAGTTCGATCGAGACGGACGCGACAAAAAAACAGGCCAGCGTAATGAACAGATTACGTAGACGCCCGGTGAGGCGATCGTCAAGGTCGGTGAGGGCGGCCGCGACGACACCAAGCGTGATGGGAATGGTCGATGTTGGCTGACCTAGCCACCAGGGAACTGCTGCCGCACCACTGAGTGCAATGAGGATACGAATGGTGTATAGCCAACTGCTATTGTACACATAGCGGCGAATTCCCGGGGCAAAGGTGAGCAACGTAATATCCTTAAATGCCGTTAGCGAAAGCGGCGGCGGGCATTATTTTCCCGCGCAGCCTGTGCAAGTTCGACGGAAACTACGCGACGTCCTACTGGCCACAGCGCGATGGCAGCGATCTTAAAATTGGCGATGCCAACGGGAATGCCAATGATCGTAATACACTGCGCGATACCTGTAATGATGTGCGACAGGCAAAGCCACCAGCCAAAGAAAATAAACCAGAAGATATTCAGCAGAGAGCCGCCGGCGTTGAGAATCGTGCTCTTTTCATCCGGTCGCAGTTCATCAACATGGATGGCCTCATTACCATAAGGCAAGAGCGACAGCTTAGTGATTTCCCAGCATGAGCGTGTTAGCGGTAAGGTAAAAATCAGCAGCACGCTGACGACCGTCGCCAGAAGCCAGGCTAGTGTGGTGAAAAAACCACCTAATACGAAGTTAAGGATATTCAACACAGTACGCATAATCTCTCCTGTACGTGTAAGGTAACCCGGTAAAGTAACCAAACTCGCTGATGGTAAAAGAATTATCACATTAAGCATTAGGATATTCTAACCTGTTTTTAAGGCTAGAGCGTGAAGTCTGATAACGGGTAAACTAGGGAACAGATAAACGACGAAAAATGGACGAATAACCTCTCACATAGTCATGGCGCGAACATCATGGAACTGAAATCCACCTCGTTAGGTAAACATCTGGCCCGGCATCCTTACAATCGGGTGCGGTTACTGAATG
Protein-coding sequences here:
- a CDS encoding tellurite resistance TerB family protein gives rise to the protein MNNWLQQIQGLLNSGSKQGNHHQGGKNGNLGDMLKPAALGGLAGVLLSNKSTRKIIGSLGKNALIIGGSAAAGVVLWNQYKKRVRDTHQDDPQFGSQSSADTIRARRLIQALVFAAKSDGHIDATEKQRIDENIQQLQLGSEAHRWVQEAIEQPLDPVLLAKDVKNEEEALEIYFLSCAVIDVDHFMEKSYLDALATELKIPQDVRQSITNELKSPS
- the fabA gene encoding bifunctional 3-hydroxydecanoyl-ACP dehydratase/trans-2-decenoyl-ACP isomerase, whose amino-acid sequence is MVDKRESYTKEDLLASSRGELFGPQGPQLPAPNMLMMDRVVKMTEDGGKYGKGYVEAELDITPDLWFFGCHFIGDPVMPGCLGLDAMWQLVGFYLGWLGGEGKGRALGVGEVKFTGQVLPTAKKVTYRIHFKRVINRRLVMGIADGEVLVDGQQIYTADELKVGLFKDTSAF
- the yccS gene encoding YccS family putative transporter; its protein translation is MLTFAPGIRRYVYNSSWLYTIRILIALSGAAAVPWWLGQPTSTIPITLGVVAAALTDLDDRLTGRLRNLFITLACFFVASVSIELLFPYPWLFGIGLAVSTCGFILLGALGQRYATIAFGALLIAIYTMLGISLYDNWYQQPIMLLIGASWYNLLTLFGHLIFPIRPLQDNLAQCYQQLARYLDAKANLFDPDIEEETDKPLIDVAMANSQLVAILNQTKSSLLTRLRGDRGQRGTRQTLHYYFVAQDIHERASSSHVYYPQLREKLRYSDVLFRFQRLLSMQAKACQQLSQSILLQQKYQHDSRLERAFVHLESAIARIAANNMADATQIKALTYLLNNLRAIDAQLATIESEQAIEQENNPENTLADDKITGWSDIRLRISRHLTPQSALFRHAIRMSILLCSGYALIQVTGMQHGYWILLTSLFVCQPNYNATRRRLTLRIIGTLTGILLGLPVLYFVPSLEGQLTLVVISGVLFFAFRNVQYAHATMFITLLVLLCFNLLGEGFEVTVPRIIDTLLGCAIAWAAVSFIWPDWRFRGLTTVINKTLDANCRYLDAIMVQYHQGKDNSLPYRIARRDAHNCDAELASVVSNMSSEPHATRSKLDSAFRFMCLNHTLLSYISTLGAHRGKITSSETLLLLDDAVCHVDDALHGSEEESVRINQGLKTITASIQSLSPESDSKESLVIQQIGLLLDLLPELVQLKNDMITQ
- a CDS encoding Lon protease family protein: MYNHAFPLDDYIDTLTSNRLSWQHLLPNNTPYQTLFTQAAQLAPAEFSAIQSRLADSLTLFCHPRSPSRFMLLKAQENDEYMALIARALSAIRPDSEAIHGSKYTIEGRHIRVEPATQPADNFAAQQFCGYQEWIEPEQLFGCVRSFHDEITLHPGLIHQVNGGTLILSARALLAQPLMWLRLKQIMSERLYHWLSPDERKPLPVNVPPMPLEIRLIILGDRESLADIHDMEPELGEHAIYGEFEAQLQLIETDDMARWCAYINALCSENQLPLLDADAWPALVNVAVRYSGDQGNLPLCPRWLISQLKYASLYARDGQITEQALVDAIAARQWREGYLRERMQDEIELGQILIETEGEVVGQVNGLSVLEFPGYPVAFGEPTRITCVVHAGDGEFTDVERKAELAGNLHAKGMMIMQAFLITELELDQQLPFSASMVFEQSYSEVDGDSASLAELCALVSALSLRPINQQFAVTGSVDQFGRVQPIGGVNEKIEGFFEVCQRRGLTGTQGVILPVANLRHLCLQEDVVEAVREGKFHLFPVETAPEALSLLTNFAYDDEQQPNLLTAIRERIGQLAPQERRRFPWFFR
- the ompA gene encoding porin OmpA, which gives rise to MKKTAIAVAVALASFATVAQAAPKDNTWYTGGKLGVSQFHDTGFYGNGYTGVNNNPIKSKLGAGAFVGYQANPYLGFELGYDWLGRMKYAGSTSNVADSASFKAQGIQLATKLSYPVAPDLDVYTRLGGLVWRTDSHADRSGTHLNNDDTGVSPLAAIGVEYAIDKNWATRVDYQWVSNIGDAGTVGARPDNLLMSVGVSYRFGQDDRVAPVVAPAPTPAPAPVVETKRFTLKSDVLFNFNKATLKAEGQQSLDQLYTQLSSLDPKDGSVVVLGFTDRLGSEQYNQALSEKRAQSVVDYLVSKGIPANKISARGQGKSQPVTGSTCDNVKPRAALIDCLAPDRRVEIEVKGIKDVVTQPQA
- the matP gene encoding macrodomain Ter protein MatP, which gives rise to MKYQQLENLECGWKWKYLVKKHREGEEITRFLEQSAADEAVQALLKMENQPVKVLEWIAQCMNPTLENRMKQTIRARRKRHFNAEHQHTRKKSIDLEYLVWQRLAALAQRRGVTLSETIVQLIEDAEHKEKYASQMSLLKQDLKAILNNDEM
- a CDS encoding YccF domain-containing protein; this encodes MRTVLNILNFVLGGFFTTLAWLLATVVSVLLIFTLPLTRSCWEITKLSLLPYGNEAIHVDELRPDEKSTILNAGGSLLNIFWFIFFGWWLCLSHIITGIAQCITIIGIPVGIANFKIAAIALWPVGRRVVSVELAQAARENNARRRFR
- the sulA gene encoding SOS-induced cell division inhibitor SulA, giving the protein MRTQSISSHNIQSSSFSANQHAAETSISTGGIISEIVYNADQPIVTHLLLPLLQQLGTQSRWLLWLSPQQKLSRPWVQQSGLPLDKMVQLHHINPLFAVDAMERALLTGNYSAVLCWLPHELTEEEKVRLRRAAQAGNTYGFIMRPESTGGDAYRLFPSLKIHSTLYH
- a CDS encoding TfoX/Sxy family DNA transformation protein, whose translation is MKQLCRKRILQSQHSFSSLGEITSRSQFGGYSIAANKTIFGLVSEGELYLRASKKDEKYFQQRDMPNLIYTKRGMPVPLNYFLVDEALWQEPVQLLYFARLALVGAQYDKAVRNTNGRLKDLPNLNHDIERLLWKAGIRNVDELQHYGAKNSYLELRKVRTNLSVNVLLALAGAICGTHQAALPRGIRNELLEWYKNNAVSKGSKH